The following proteins come from a genomic window of Microbacterium lemovicicum:
- a CDS encoding DEAD/DEAH box helicase, whose protein sequence is MPTTAPAHRSAQTSANRRRSSSRRDDEAPVIPILARKVREVEAKAQRGKLGPTNRVKFQVIAFLVREERARVKADTEITDGARAELLKRLDGVATILAKTAARDTSLIQLLEVDQAASPVARRMRRDWLLESGAELAPDELIITDAAPSSAPVVPPALAQRQVVPVAIESRQMANPFLPPDLSAPVVREQPRRRLDGWELMGPLYKAFESGAGGTAASMTLPDVPEFDRLSPKGLEIMPHQSRFLEAVREGHRSFLLADEPGLGKTAESVLAASVASAYPLLAVVPNVVKMNWVREVERWTPLRRATVVQGDGENIDAFADVFIVNYEILDRHLAWLSSIGLKGMVVDEAHFIKNLTSQRSQNVLALAGRIRERVRNPLMLALTGTPLINDVEDFDAIWRFLGWTNGEKPGPELMERLDATGLTPADKAFYPEAREAVISMGIVRRKKKDVAADLPDKLIADLPVELDDEYGRSIRHAERELGQRLGAHYRRIIEARGDRGLAIGEVDEDIVRLVAQNELDESKSAGSGSENVFTMVRRIGQAKALLAADYAVQLQRSVGKVVFFAKHIDVMDAAEKHFAAAGLRTISIRGDQTSTARQAGIDAFNEDPGVGIAVCSLTAAGVGLNLQAASNVVLAELSWTAAEQTQAIDRVHRIGQDEPVTAWRIIAAHTIDTKIAELIDSKQGLALRALDGIVTDPQSSDSVQLSALMHLTRQALGAV, encoded by the coding sequence CCGCCGCAGGTCATCGTCTCGTCGCGACGACGAGGCCCCCGTCATCCCGATCCTCGCCCGCAAGGTGCGCGAGGTCGAGGCCAAGGCCCAGCGGGGCAAGCTCGGCCCCACCAACCGGGTCAAGTTCCAGGTCATCGCCTTCCTGGTGCGCGAAGAGCGCGCCCGCGTCAAGGCCGACACCGAGATCACCGACGGCGCGCGCGCGGAGCTGCTCAAGCGCCTCGACGGCGTCGCGACGATCCTCGCCAAGACCGCCGCACGCGACACGTCGCTCATCCAGCTGCTCGAGGTCGACCAGGCCGCGTCGCCGGTCGCCCGGCGCATGCGCCGCGACTGGCTCCTCGAGTCGGGTGCGGAGCTCGCTCCCGACGAGCTGATCATCACGGATGCCGCGCCGTCATCCGCGCCGGTCGTGCCGCCGGCTCTCGCCCAGCGCCAGGTGGTGCCGGTCGCGATCGAGTCGCGTCAGATGGCCAACCCGTTCCTCCCGCCCGACCTGAGCGCCCCCGTCGTACGCGAGCAGCCCCGCCGCCGCCTCGACGGGTGGGAGCTCATGGGTCCGCTGTACAAGGCGTTCGAATCCGGAGCCGGCGGCACCGCGGCATCCATGACCCTGCCCGACGTCCCCGAGTTCGACCGTCTGTCGCCCAAGGGCCTCGAGATCATGCCGCACCAGTCGCGGTTCCTCGAGGCGGTCCGCGAGGGCCACCGCTCGTTCCTGCTCGCCGACGAGCCCGGCCTCGGCAAGACCGCCGAGTCGGTGCTGGCCGCCTCGGTCGCGTCCGCGTACCCGCTGCTGGCCGTCGTGCCCAACGTCGTGAAGATGAACTGGGTGCGCGAGGTCGAGCGCTGGACGCCCCTGCGCCGTGCGACGGTCGTGCAGGGCGACGGCGAGAACATCGACGCGTTCGCCGACGTCTTCATCGTCAACTACGAGATCCTCGACCGCCACCTCGCCTGGCTCAGCTCCATCGGGCTGAAGGGCATGGTCGTCGACGAGGCGCACTTCATCAAGAACCTCACCTCGCAGCGGTCGCAGAACGTGCTGGCGCTCGCCGGCCGCATCCGCGAGCGCGTGCGCAACCCGCTGATGCTGGCCCTCACCGGAACGCCGCTGATCAACGACGTCGAGGACTTCGACGCCATCTGGCGCTTCCTCGGCTGGACCAACGGCGAGAAGCCGGGCCCGGAGCTCATGGAGCGTCTCGACGCCACGGGCCTGACCCCGGCCGACAAGGCGTTCTACCCCGAGGCCCGCGAAGCGGTCATCTCGATGGGCATCGTGCGGCGCAAGAAGAAGGATGTCGCCGCCGACCTCCCCGACAAGCTCATCGCCGACCTCCCCGTCGAGCTCGACGACGAGTACGGCCGCTCCATCCGGCACGCCGAGCGCGAGCTCGGGCAGCGCCTCGGCGCGCACTACCGTCGCATCATCGAGGCCCGCGGAGATCGCGGACTCGCGATCGGCGAGGTGGACGAGGACATCGTGCGCCTCGTCGCGCAGAACGAGCTGGACGAGTCGAAGTCGGCCGGCTCCGGCTCGGAGAACGTCTTCACGATGGTCCGGCGCATCGGTCAGGCCAAGGCGCTGCTCGCGGCGGACTACGCCGTGCAGCTGCAGCGTTCCGTGGGCAAGGTCGTCTTCTTCGCGAAGCACATCGACGTGATGGATGCTGCGGAGAAGCACTTCGCCGCAGCCGGACTCCGCACCATCTCGATCCGAGGAGACCAGACGTCCACCGCGCGCCAGGCCGGGATCGATGCCTTCAACGAGGACCCGGGCGTGGGCATCGCGGTCTGCTCGCTGACCGCCGCCGGCGTCGGCCTCAACCTGCAGGCCGCCTCCAACGTGGTGCTGGCGGAGCTGTCGTGGACGGCGGCCGAGCAGACGCAGGCCATCGACCGCGTGCACCGCATCGGCCAGGACGAGCCCGTCACGGCCTGGCGCATCATCGCCGCGCACACCATCGACACGAAGATCGCGGAGCTCATCGACTCGAAGCAGGGCCTCGCGCTGCGCGCGCTGGACGGCATCGTCACCGATCCGCAGTCCAGCGACTCCGTGCAGCTCTCGGCGCTCATGCATCTCACCCGTCAGGCGCTCGGCGCGGTCTGA
- a CDS encoding aspartate ammonia-lyase — protein sequence MALDAMTRTRTETDSLGSLEIPEDAYWGIHTARALENFPIAKRPISVYPDLVVALAMVKQASARANAEIGDLDAEKADLIDRAAQLVIDGQYHEQFVVGVIQGGAGTSTNMNANEVITNIALELAGREKGDYAFLSPIDHTNRSQSTNDVYPTAIKIGLALTLQSLLDELSLLRQAFLAKAVEFHDVLKVGRTQLQDAVPMTLGQEFHGFATTLGEDHNRLKENAYLLYEINMGATAIGTGITAHSGYSSAVLHQLRRITELDLETAVDLVESTSDTGAFMSFSASLKRNAVKLSKICNDLRLLSSGPQAGLGEINLPARQAGSSIMPGKVNPVIPEVVNQVAFAVVGADMTVTMAVEGGQLQLNAFEPVIAHSIFQSITWMRQAMWTLRVNCVEGITANRERLGAMVGSSVGVVTALTPFIGYAASAALAKTALLTNRNVADLVVEAGLMSREEVQKQLSPARLSGLETITAAIPIVQAAEDLVVAEKD from the coding sequence ATGGCACTGGACGCAATGACGCGCACCCGCACCGAGACCGACTCGCTCGGCTCGCTCGAGATCCCGGAGGACGCCTACTGGGGCATCCACACGGCCCGGGCGCTGGAGAACTTCCCGATCGCGAAGCGACCGATCTCCGTCTACCCCGACCTGGTGGTCGCGCTGGCGATGGTCAAGCAGGCGTCCGCCCGCGCGAATGCCGAGATCGGCGACCTGGACGCGGAGAAGGCCGACCTCATCGACCGCGCGGCCCAGCTGGTCATCGACGGCCAGTACCACGAGCAGTTCGTCGTCGGCGTCATCCAGGGCGGGGCCGGAACCTCCACCAACATGAACGCGAACGAGGTCATCACCAACATCGCGCTCGAGCTCGCCGGTCGGGAGAAGGGCGACTACGCCTTCCTGTCGCCGATCGACCACACGAACCGCAGCCAGTCCACGAACGACGTATATCCGACGGCCATCAAGATCGGCCTCGCGCTGACGCTCCAGAGCCTGCTCGACGAGCTGAGCCTGCTGCGCCAGGCGTTCCTCGCCAAGGCCGTCGAGTTCCACGACGTGCTCAAGGTCGGTCGCACGCAGCTGCAGGACGCGGTGCCGATGACGCTCGGCCAGGAGTTCCACGGCTTCGCCACGACGCTGGGGGAGGACCACAACCGGCTCAAGGAGAACGCGTACCTGCTCTACGAGATCAACATGGGCGCCACGGCCATCGGCACCGGCATCACCGCCCACTCGGGCTACTCCTCTGCCGTGCTGCACCAGCTGCGCCGTATCACCGAGCTCGACCTGGAGACCGCGGTCGACCTCGTCGAGTCCACGAGCGACACCGGCGCCTTCATGTCGTTCTCCGCCTCGCTCAAGCGCAACGCGGTCAAGCTCTCGAAGATCTGCAACGACCTGCGCCTGCTCTCCAGCGGTCCGCAGGCCGGCCTCGGCGAGATCAACCTGCCGGCGCGCCAGGCGGGATCGAGCATCATGCCCGGCAAGGTCAACCCGGTGATCCCCGAGGTCGTCAACCAGGTCGCCTTCGCCGTCGTCGGCGCCGACATGACCGTGACGATGGCCGTGGAGGGCGGACAGCTGCAGCTGAACGCCTTCGAGCCGGTCATCGCGCACTCGATCTTCCAGTCGATCACGTGGATGCGGCAGGCCATGTGGACCCTGCGCGTCAACTGCGTCGAGGGCATCACCGCCAACCGCGAGCGCCTGGGCGCGATGGTCGGCTCTTCGGTGGGCGTCGTCACGGCGCTCACCCCGTTCATCGGCTACGCCGCGTCGGCGGCCCTGGCCAAGACGGCGCTGCTGACGAACCGCAACGTCGCCGACCTCGTCGTCGAGGCGGGGCTCATGTCGCGCGAAGAGGTGCAGAAGCAGCTGTCGCCGGCCCGCCTGTCGGGGCTCGAGACCATCACCGCGGCGATCCCGATCGTGCAGGCGGCGGAAGATCTCGTGGTGGCCGAGAAGGACTGA
- a CDS encoding 6-phosphofructokinase, whose product MKIGILTSGGDCPGLNAVIRGVVLKGTTNYDIEFVGIRDGWRGVVDADFFPLTRHEVKGLSKVGGTILGTSRTNPYEGSRGGAENISKTLYGHRIDGILAIGGEGTLAAADRLSKDGINVVGVPKTIDNDLRATDYSFGFDTAVNIATDAMDRLRTTGDSHQRCMVAEVMGRHVGWIALHAGIAAGAHVICIPEVPLSLDEIVDQVSRAHDRGRAPLVVVSEGFKLKGMEEAFSDKGLDAFNRPRLGGISEILAPEIERITGIETRSTVLGHIQRGGSPSAFDRVLATRLGLHAADALREEAWGQMVAMRGTDIVRVPFGDALGELNTVPLYRYEEAAALFG is encoded by the coding sequence ATGAAGATCGGCATCCTGACGAGTGGCGGAGACTGCCCGGGCCTCAACGCGGTGATCCGCGGCGTGGTGCTCAAGGGCACCACGAACTACGACATCGAGTTCGTCGGCATCCGCGACGGATGGCGCGGCGTCGTCGACGCGGACTTCTTCCCCCTCACGCGTCACGAGGTGAAGGGCCTGTCGAAGGTCGGCGGCACGATCCTCGGCACGAGCCGCACCAACCCGTACGAGGGGTCTCGTGGCGGCGCAGAGAACATCTCCAAGACGCTCTACGGCCACCGCATCGACGGCATCCTCGCGATCGGCGGGGAGGGCACGCTCGCCGCCGCCGACCGCCTGTCGAAGGACGGCATCAACGTCGTGGGCGTCCCCAAGACGATCGACAACGACCTGCGCGCGACCGACTACTCGTTCGGCTTCGACACCGCCGTCAACATCGCGACCGACGCGATGGACCGCCTCCGCACGACCGGCGACTCCCACCAGCGGTGCATGGTCGCCGAGGTCATGGGGCGTCACGTCGGCTGGATCGCGCTGCACGCCGGCATCGCCGCCGGTGCGCACGTCATCTGCATCCCCGAGGTGCCGCTCTCGCTCGACGAGATCGTCGACCAGGTCAGCCGGGCGCACGACCGCGGCCGCGCGCCGCTCGTCGTCGTGTCGGAAGGGTTCAAGCTCAAGGGCATGGAGGAGGCGTTCAGCGACAAGGGCCTCGACGCCTTCAACCGCCCGCGCCTCGGCGGGATCAGCGAGATCCTCGCCCCCGAGATCGAGCGCATCACCGGCATCGAGACCCGCTCGACCGTGCTCGGTCACATCCAGCGCGGCGGCTCGCCCTCGGCCTTCGATCGCGTGCTCGCGACGCGTCTGGGTCTCCACGCCGCCGACGCGCTGCGCGAGGAGGCCTGGGGGCAGATGGTCGCGATGCGCGGCACCGACATCGTGCGCGTGCCCTTCGGCGACGCCCTCGGCGAGCTCAACACCGTGCCGCTGTACCGCTACGAGGAGGCCGCGGCGCTGTTCGGCTGA
- a CDS encoding phosphodiesterase, whose product MVAASFSLGQHPPARRTIVHLSDTHLLGGDRLLGGVYDTAGHLTRTLDAITRLGIAPDALVFTGDLTDVGEPEAYRALRALVEPVAAELAAPLIWVAGNHDERPAMRRELLDGEASEEPVTGVWDLGGLRLIALDSSVPGWHHGEVDAAQREWLAAELATPAPLGTLLALHHPPLPSHIPLFDILELRDQPLLADVLAGTDVRGILAGHLHYSTSGTFAGIPVNVSAATCYTMNLQRPPAEVNGMDAGQSFHLVHVYDETITHAVVPVLDAPTGDFFSEEWVERMAALSPEERLEQFSRKRR is encoded by the coding sequence ATGGTCGCGGCATCCTTCTCCCTCGGTCAGCACCCGCCCGCCCGGCGCACCATCGTGCACCTCAGCGACACCCACCTGCTCGGCGGCGACCGCCTTCTCGGCGGGGTCTACGACACGGCGGGCCACCTGACCCGGACGCTGGACGCGATCACCCGTCTCGGAATCGCGCCCGACGCACTCGTCTTCACCGGCGACCTGACGGACGTCGGCGAGCCGGAGGCCTATCGGGCGCTCCGGGCGCTGGTCGAGCCGGTCGCCGCCGAGCTCGCCGCCCCCCTGATCTGGGTCGCCGGCAACCACGACGAGCGACCCGCGATGCGGCGCGAGCTGCTCGACGGGGAGGCGAGCGAAGAGCCGGTCACCGGCGTCTGGGACCTCGGCGGGCTCCGCCTCATCGCGCTGGACAGCAGCGTGCCCGGCTGGCACCACGGAGAAGTGGATGCCGCGCAGCGTGAGTGGCTCGCGGCGGAGCTGGCGACGCCCGCGCCGCTGGGAACGCTCCTCGCCCTCCACCACCCCCCGCTGCCCAGCCACATCCCGCTCTTCGACATCCTCGAGCTGCGCGACCAGCCGCTGCTGGCCGACGTGCTCGCCGGCACGGACGTGCGCGGCATCCTGGCCGGTCATCTGCACTACTCCACCAGCGGCACCTTCGCTGGCATCCCCGTGAACGTCTCGGCGGCCACCTGCTACACGATGAACCTGCAGCGGCCGCCCGCTGAGGTGAACGGCATGGACGCCGGGCAGTCCTTCCACCTCGTGCACGTCTACGACGAGACGATCACCCACGCGGTGGTGCCCGTCCTCGACGCGCCCACCGGCGACTTCTTCTCGGAGGAGTGGGTCGAGCGCATGGCCGCGCTGAGCCCGGAAGAGCGTCTCGAGCAGTTCTCGCGCAAGCGACGCTGA
- a CDS encoding peptidase, whose product MSVDINWLAFLQVFGAALAGAVLVVGFYALGLRLLVRAGRVPVVAPAEFTDAISVISPKHAQRAAHRAEKAARKNPLSEGQKRVAQFGAYASFALCAAAVLAGLLLIVLG is encoded by the coding sequence ATGAGCGTCGACATCAACTGGCTCGCCTTCCTGCAGGTCTTCGGCGCCGCGCTCGCCGGCGCGGTGCTCGTCGTCGGGTTCTACGCGCTCGGACTCCGTCTGCTGGTGCGCGCCGGCCGCGTGCCGGTGGTGGCCCCGGCCGAGTTCACCGACGCGATCTCGGTCATCTCGCCCAAGCACGCGCAGCGTGCCGCGCACCGCGCCGAGAAGGCGGCCCGCAAGAATCCGCTGTCCGAGGGGCAGAAGCGGGTCGCGCAGTTCGGCGCGTACGCCAGTTTCGCGCTGTGCGCGGCGGCGGTGCTGGCGGGACTGCTGCTCATCGTCCTGGGCTGA
- a CDS encoding S9 family peptidase — protein MTDTTSAPVARRVPTVRTHHGDAVEDSYEWLRDKDDAGVIAHLEAENAYTQERTAHLAGLRESIFAEIKGRTLETDLSVPSRRGDWWYYGRTVEGQQYGIQCRAPISSPDDWTPPELSPEVAVPGEQVLFDGNAEAEGLEFFSLGAFDVTDDGRLMLWGVDATGDERYTVRVRSLETGETFADELTGIAAGAQFSPDGRSIVYSTVDDKWRPDTVWAHAVGTDAAADVTLFHEPDERFWLGAGFTRSDKYLVIGMGSSITSEDWLVPASDLTAAPTVVWPRREGVEYSVDHAVLDGEDVLLILHNEDALDFELVRVAASDPTGERTVLLPHTPGTRLIDVDCFRDFATIEYRRDGLARVGLLDYATGAVDELDFDEPLFAAGFGGNREWAPPLLRLGYDSFVTPSTVYDYDPAARELILRKRQPVLGDYDAAAYAQARVWAPAADGTQVPVSLVWKRSFGQAGAEPRPLHLYGYGSYEHSIDPRFSIARLSELDRGVVFAVAHVRGGGEMGRQWYEDGKLLHKRNTFTDFVDSARHLVDSGYTTPDRLVAEGGSAGGLLMGAVANLAPELFAGIVADVPFVDALTSILDEDLPLTVIEWDEWGDPLHNADVYAYMKSYTPYENVRSGVTYPRILAVTSLNDTRVLYVEPAKWVARLREVGADVLLKCEMVAGHGGVTGRYNAWRERAFEVAWLLDVLGLAEV, from the coding sequence GTGACCGACACCACCTCTGCCCCCGTCGCCCGCCGCGTCCCGACCGTCCGCACGCACCACGGCGATGCGGTCGAGGACTCCTACGAGTGGCTGCGCGACAAGGACGACGCCGGCGTCATCGCGCACCTCGAGGCGGAGAACGCCTACACGCAGGAGCGCACGGCGCACCTGGCCGGACTGCGCGAGAGCATCTTCGCCGAGATCAAGGGCCGCACGCTCGAGACCGACCTGTCCGTCCCGTCGCGCCGCGGCGACTGGTGGTACTACGGCCGCACCGTCGAGGGCCAGCAGTACGGCATCCAGTGCCGCGCGCCGATCTCGTCGCCCGACGACTGGACCCCGCCGGAGCTGTCGCCGGAGGTGGCGGTGCCGGGCGAGCAGGTGCTGTTCGACGGCAACGCCGAGGCGGAGGGCCTGGAGTTCTTCTCGCTCGGCGCGTTCGACGTGACCGACGACGGCCGCCTCATGCTGTGGGGCGTCGACGCCACGGGCGACGAGCGCTACACCGTGCGCGTGCGGAGCCTCGAGACCGGTGAGACGTTCGCCGACGAGCTGACCGGCATCGCCGCCGGCGCGCAGTTCAGCCCCGACGGCCGGTCCATCGTCTACTCCACGGTGGACGACAAGTGGCGCCCCGACACCGTCTGGGCGCACGCGGTGGGGACGGATGCCGCAGCCGACGTGACGCTGTTCCACGAGCCCGACGAGCGCTTCTGGCTCGGCGCGGGCTTCACGCGGAGCGACAAGTACCTCGTCATCGGGATGGGATCGTCCATCACGTCCGAGGACTGGCTGGTGCCGGCATCCGATCTCACCGCCGCCCCCACCGTCGTCTGGCCGCGCCGCGAGGGCGTCGAGTACTCCGTCGACCACGCGGTCCTGGACGGCGAGGACGTCCTGCTCATCCTGCACAACGAGGACGCTCTCGACTTCGAGCTGGTGCGGGTCGCGGCATCCGATCCCACGGGCGAGCGCACCGTGCTGCTCCCCCACACCCCCGGCACGCGACTGATCGACGTGGACTGCTTCCGCGACTTCGCCACCATCGAGTACCGCCGCGACGGCCTCGCCCGCGTCGGTCTGCTCGACTACGCCACCGGCGCCGTCGACGAGCTCGACTTCGACGAGCCGCTCTTCGCGGCCGGCTTCGGCGGCAACCGGGAGTGGGCGCCGCCCCTGCTGCGCCTCGGCTACGACTCCTTCGTGACGCCCTCGACCGTCTACGACTACGACCCGGCCGCTCGCGAGCTCATCCTGCGCAAGCGCCAGCCCGTGCTGGGCGACTACGACGCCGCCGCCTACGCGCAGGCGCGCGTCTGGGCGCCGGCCGCAGACGGCACCCAGGTGCCCGTCTCGCTCGTGTGGAAGCGCTCGTTCGGCCAGGCCGGCGCGGAGCCGCGTCCGCTGCACCTCTACGGCTACGGCTCGTACGAGCACTCGATCGACCCGCGCTTCTCGATCGCCCGCCTGTCGGAGCTCGACCGCGGCGTCGTCTTCGCCGTCGCGCACGTCCGCGGCGGCGGCGAGATGGGCCGCCAGTGGTACGAGGACGGCAAGCTGCTGCACAAGCGCAACACCTTCACCGACTTCGTCGACAGCGCCCGTCACCTCGTCGACAGCGGCTACACCACGCCCGACCGGCTGGTGGCCGAAGGCGGATCGGCCGGAGGCCTGCTGATGGGCGCCGTGGCCAACCTCGCGCCGGAGCTCTTCGCCGGGATCGTCGCCGACGTGCCCTTCGTCGACGCGCTGACCTCGATCCTCGACGAGGACCTGCCGCTCACCGTGATCGAGTGGGACGAGTGGGGCGACCCGCTGCACAACGCCGACGTCTACGCGTACATGAAGTCGTACACGCCGTATGAGAACGTGCGCTCGGGTGTGACCTATCCGCGGATCCTCGCGGTCACGTCGCTCAACGACACGCGCGTCCTCTACGTCGAGCCCGCGAAGTGGGTGGCCCGCCTCCGCGAGGTCGGCGCCGACGTGCTGCTCAAGTGCGAGATGGTCGCCGGCCACGGCGGCGTCACGGGGCGCTACAACGCCTGGCGCGAGCGCGCGTTCGAGGTGGCCTGGCTGCTCGACGTGCTCGGCCTCGCGGAGGTGTGA
- a CDS encoding molybdopterin-dependent oxidoreductase — protein MSRSRSARFVAWAAVSGVVSAGGFLAVAEAVALVVDRSASPILAVGSFVIDIVPRPLKEFAITTFGDFDKPALLIGLGIAVIVAAAVAGILQYLRPPLGVIAMVIAGVLSTAAIVTRTGATFLSAIPPVVGTIAGAFLILLLVRRLKAWRDSATDGPADAAASGSPVIEAGAGSPKAAAPSRRGFLVMTGISAVAALAVGAGARVVSAATSSVEKLREALNIPSPRTTVTIPAGAELDIPGISSLITPNADFYRVDTALTVPSIDPSTWKLTIEGMVDRTVELSFDDLVGMGLDEYAITLTCVSNEVGGGLVGNATWWGVPVRDVLKMAGVQSGADMVLSESVDGYTASTPLNALTDDNRDAILAVAMNGEALPLEHGFPVRMVVPGLYGYVSATKWLTSLKVTTFAQDEAYWTPRGYSAEAPIKLSSRIDTPRVDAPVDAGATKIAGMAWAQTVGIEKVEVSIDNGDWVPATLSTPINSDTWVQWYLDWDATPGTHYLAVRATDAAGNLQIQERAPIAPNGSSGWQKNLVTVR, from the coding sequence ATGTCCCGCAGCAGATCGGCACGGTTCGTCGCCTGGGCGGCCGTCTCCGGAGTGGTCTCAGCGGGAGGGTTCCTCGCCGTCGCCGAGGCGGTGGCGCTCGTCGTCGACCGCTCGGCGAGCCCGATCCTGGCCGTCGGCTCGTTCGTCATCGACATCGTCCCGCGGCCCCTCAAGGAGTTCGCGATCACGACGTTCGGCGACTTCGACAAGCCCGCGCTGCTCATCGGCCTGGGCATCGCGGTCATCGTCGCCGCCGCCGTGGCCGGCATCCTGCAGTACCTGCGGCCGCCGCTGGGCGTGATCGCCATGGTCATCGCCGGTGTCCTGTCCACCGCCGCCATCGTCACCCGCACCGGCGCGACCTTCCTGTCGGCCATCCCGCCGGTCGTCGGCACCATCGCCGGGGCGTTCCTCATCCTCCTGCTCGTGCGCCGCCTGAAGGCGTGGCGCGACTCCGCGACGGACGGGCCGGCGGATGCCGCGGCATCCGGTTCCCCTGTCATCGAGGCGGGCGCGGGCTCGCCGAAGGCCGCAGCTCCCTCGCGCCGCGGATTCCTCGTGATGACCGGCATCTCGGCCGTCGCGGCCCTGGCCGTCGGCGCCGGCGCCCGTGTCGTCTCCGCCGCCACCTCGTCGGTCGAGAAGCTGCGCGAGGCGCTGAACATCCCCTCACCGCGCACGACCGTGACGATCCCGGCGGGCGCCGAGCTCGACATCCCGGGGATCTCGTCGCTCATCACGCCGAACGCCGACTTCTACCGCGTCGACACGGCGCTGACGGTGCCGTCGATCGATCCGTCCACCTGGAAGCTCACCATCGAGGGCATGGTCGACCGCACGGTCGAGCTGAGCTTCGACGACCTCGTCGGCATGGGCCTGGACGAGTACGCCATCACCCTCACCTGCGTCTCGAACGAGGTCGGCGGCGGTCTCGTCGGCAACGCGACCTGGTGGGGCGTGCCGGTGCGCGACGTGCTGAAGATGGCGGGCGTGCAGTCCGGCGCCGACATGGTGCTCTCCGAGAGCGTCGACGGCTACACCGCGAGCACGCCGCTGAACGCACTGACCGACGACAACCGCGACGCCATCCTGGCGGTGGCGATGAACGGCGAGGCTCTGCCCCTCGAGCACGGCTTCCCCGTGCGCATGGTCGTCCCCGGGCTCTACGGGTACGTGTCGGCCACGAAGTGGCTCACCTCGCTGAAAGTCACGACCTTCGCGCAGGACGAGGCGTACTGGACTCCCCGCGGCTACAGCGCCGAGGCTCCCATCAAGCTCTCCTCGCGCATCGACACCCCGCGCGTCGACGCCCCGGTGGACGCGGGTGCGACGAAGATCGCCGGCATGGCGTGGGCCCAGACCGTGGGCATCGAGAAGGTGGAGGTCTCGATCGACAACGGCGACTGGGTGCCCGCGACGCTCTCGACGCCGATCAACAGCGACACCTGGGTGCAGTGGTACCTCGACTGGGATGCCACCCCCGGAACGCACTACCTCGCCGTGCGGGCCACCGACGCCGCCGGCAACCTGCAGATCCAGGAGCGCGCGCCGATCGCGCCCAACGGCTCGTCCGGCTGGCAGAAGAACCTGGTGACGGTGCGCTGA
- a CDS encoding inorganic phosphate transporter: MDTAALIIVLVIALALFFDFTNGFHDTANAMATPIATGALKPKVAVLLAAVLNLVGAFLSTEVSRTISHGIIREDEISASIFPALIFAGLIGAVTWNMLTWLLGLPSSSSHALFGGLIGATIVGVGFAAINFGTVLSKVILPALIAPFTAGVIAFLVTRMAYAITRRSDSKPDGRDGFRWGQIFTSSLVALAHGTNDAQKTMGVITLALITVGWQSSDHADPQLWVILACALTIALGTYMGGWRIIRTLGKGLTDVKPAQGFSAETSTAATILASSALGFALSTTQVASGSVIGSGLGRRGSIVRWGTVGRIAVGWLLTLPASAAVGAVAALFVVWWGEAGIVVDAVLAVAIILFLFWRSRRNRVDAGNAMSEVAESGRAVKVTRHPPPTRRRRAQQRAAEKSRAGADSEDGSGR, encoded by the coding sequence GTGGACACCGCCGCACTGATCATCGTCCTGGTCATCGCCCTGGCACTGTTCTTCGACTTCACGAACGGGTTCCACGACACCGCCAACGCGATGGCCACCCCCATCGCGACGGGAGCTCTGAAGCCCAAAGTCGCGGTGCTGCTGGCGGCTGTGCTCAACCTCGTCGGCGCATTCCTGTCGACGGAGGTGTCGCGCACCATCTCGCACGGCATCATCCGGGAAGACGAGATATCGGCCTCGATCTTCCCGGCGCTCATCTTCGCCGGCCTCATCGGCGCCGTGACGTGGAACATGCTCACCTGGCTGCTCGGGCTGCCGTCGAGCTCCTCCCACGCTCTGTTCGGCGGCCTCATCGGCGCCACGATCGTCGGCGTCGGCTTCGCGGCGATCAACTTCGGAACCGTGCTGAGCAAGGTGATCCTGCCCGCGCTCATCGCGCCCTTCACGGCGGGCGTCATCGCCTTCCTCGTCACGCGGATGGCCTACGCCATCACCCGCAGGAGCGACTCGAAGCCCGATGGACGCGACGGCTTCCGGTGGGGTCAGATCTTCACGTCCTCGCTCGTCGCCCTCGCCCACGGCACCAACGACGCCCAGAAGACGATGGGCGTCATCACCCTGGCGCTGATCACCGTCGGCTGGCAGAGCTCGGATCACGCCGACCCGCAGCTGTGGGTCATCCTCGCCTGCGCCCTCACGATCGCCCTCGGCACCTACATGGGCGGCTGGCGCATCATCCGCACCCTCGGCAAGGGACTCACGGACGTGAAGCCGGCGCAGGGCTTCTCGGCGGAGACCTCGACCGCGGCCACGATCCTCGCCTCCAGCGCCCTCGGCTTCGCGCTGTCGACCACGCAGGTGGCCTCCGGCTCCGTGATCGGATCGGGCCTCGGCCGGCGCGGATCCATTGTGCGCTGGGGCACCGTCGGGCGCATCGCCGTCGGCTGGCTCCTCACCCTCCCCGCGTCGGCAGCGGTCGGCGCAGTCGCCGCGCTGTTCGTCGTCTGGTGGGGCGAGGCGGGCATCGTCGTCGACGCCGTCCTGGCGGTCGCCATCATCCTGTTCCTGTTCTGGCGCTCCCGCCGCAACCGCGTCGACGCGGGCAACGCGATGAGCGAGGTCGCCGAGTCCGGTCGCGCCGTCAAGGTGACGCGGCACCCGCCGCCCACGCGCCGCCGTCGCGCGCAGCAGCGCGCCGCGGAGAAGAGCAGGGCGGGCGCCGACTCCGAAGACGGGAGCGGCCGATGA